A single genomic interval of Trachemys scripta elegans isolate TJP31775 chromosome 3, CAS_Tse_1.0, whole genome shotgun sequence harbors:
- the LOC117874144 gene encoding transmembrane protein 121-like: MVPPPPVNKPHVCLSTVLIMCSLVLMDAYLVEQNQGSRKLGICIMVSVGDVCFLLVLRYMAVWVGAEVRTAKRGYAMILWFLYVFVLEIKVYFVYQNYKADRKSLDLLARKALTLLLSICIPALYVLLVATEHMDYVRTFKKKEDLRNRLFWVVIDMLDVLDIQANLWEPQKKGLPLWAEGLMFFYCYILLLTLPCVSLCEISMQGFSIVPHRMMLYPILSLLTVNIATLFIRGSNMVFFRDARVSGIFMGKNVLAIVLKLCMFVQYRKQLRHGPVEFSAAPQHSAAPQPQPALQLLKSQNQTPGPEALGRENT; the protein is encoded by the coding sequence ATGGTTCCCCCACCACCCGTCAACAAGCCCCATGTCTGCCTCTCCACCGTCCTCATCATGTGCAGCCTCGTGCTGATGGATGCCTACCTGGTGGAGCAGAACCAGGGCTCCAGGAAACTGGGCATCTGCATCATGGTCTCGGTGGGCGACGTCTGCTTCCTGCTGGTGCTCCGGTACATGGCGGTCTGGGTCGGGGCTGAGGTGAGGACAGCCAAGCGCGGCTATGCCATGATCCTCTGGTTCCTTTACGTCTTCGTGTTGGAGATCAAGGTCTACTTTGTCTACCAGAACTACAAGGCTGACCGGAAGAGCCTGGACCTTCTGGCACGCAAAGCCCTGACCCTGCTGCTGTCCATCTGCATCCCTGCCCTCTACGTGCTGCTGGTGGCCACCGAGCACATGGACTACGTCCGGACATTCAAGAAGAAGGAGGACCTCCGCAACCGGCTCTTCTGGGTTGTCATTGACATGCTGGACGTGCTGGACATCCAGGCCAACCTGTGGGAGCCCCAGAAGAAAGGGCTGCCCCTCTGGGCCGAGGGCCTGATGTTCTTCTACTGCTACATTTTGCTCTTGACTCTCCCTTGCGTGTCCCTGTGCGAGATCAGCATGCAGGGGTTCAGCATCGTGCCGCACCGGATGATGCTCTACCCCATTCTGAGCCTGCTCACCGTCAACATCGCCACCCTCTTCATCAGGGGGAGCAACATGGTCTTCTTCCGGGACGCCCGGGTCTCGGGCATCTTCATGGGCAAGAACGTGCTGGCCATTGTGCTGAAGCTCTGTATGTTTGTGCAGTACCGGAAGCAGCTGCGCCACGGGCCGGTGGAGTTCAGCGCCGCACCCCAGCACAGCGCCgcgcctcagccccagcctgccctgcagctgctgaAATCCCAGAACCAGACGCCTGGCCCCGAGGCCCTGGGCCGGGAGAACACGTGA